The Irregularibacter muris sequence TCTCTTCTATAGCTGTTAAAGCTTCTTCTGTGGAGATATTGTTTTCTATCATATATGCCTTTAATCTTTTTATGGGATCATTTTTTCTCCACTGAGCTATTTCTTCTTTGGTTCTATAGGCATTGGCATCACTTTTGGAGTGGCCTAAATATCTATAGGTCTTACTTTCAATAAGTACTGGTCCCTTTCCACTTCTACAATATTCGGCGGCTTTTTTTACTGTTTCATATACTTCCACAGCATCATTGCCATCGATCGTATACCCAGGTATGCCATAGGATTTTGCTCTTATGGCAATATCTGTGATATTCATTGACTTTTCTATAGACACTGACATTCCATAAAGGTTATTTTCACAGAAATAAATAACTGGTAATTTCCATACCGAGGCTAGGTTTATATTTTCATGAAAACTTCCTTCATTGGTGGCTCCATCTCCAAAAAAACACATAACAACTTTTCCAGTATTTTTCATCTGCTGAGTTAAAGCAGCACCTGTGGCTATACCATGTCCCCCTCCGACAACACCATTGGCACCAAGATTTCCTCTTTCCACATCGGCAATATGCATGGATCCCCCCTTGCCCTTACAATACCCTGTAGTTTTTCCTAGAAGTTCTGCCATCATCTTATTTAAATCTACACCCTTACCAATTACTTGACTATGCCCTCTATGGGTAGAGGTGATAAGGTCATCATCATGGAGCGCCATACAAGATGCCACCCCTGAGGCTTCTTCACCTACTGAGAGGTGCGTAGTACCATGCACCATACCTCGAGCAAAGAAATAACTTACCTTTTCTTCGAAGGCTCTAGCTTCATTCATACGTTTGTAAATTTCCAGTAATATGTCCTGATTCATGGCCATGTAGTTCCCTCCTAATTATTGAATACTTTATAATTATGTGAAATATCTTTCACGCTAACGAAATTGTTTCACTATAAGTATAATCTTTTATATTTTGCCTGTCAATTTTGTTAATTTTTACCCAATTTTTCTTTTTACTATCGTGATAAAAATTTTTTTTGATAAAAAATCTTTGATCCATCTATATACATTCTATTCTCTATAAAAAACAGCTTTCATAGGAATATTCAACTTCCATAAATGACCTTTATATTTAATCCATCTCGTTTTTATACTGAAAGGATATTCTCTATTTTTCCTTACCAACAATATATAACATAGCGTCAAAATAATAAGGGACACAGCATACGCGCCCCTTATTGTTTCTATTTTTTATCTTGCCCATAACGATTGAAAATTTCTACTGCAATATCAATTTCTTCTTGTTTTAATAAAGCCATTTCTTTCTTAAAGGATCGTGCCATTGTTATGGTTTTAGCGGCTTCTTCTAGATAAACACAAGCATATAAAGCTTGTTTTAATGAGTCTCCAATAGCAATGACACCATGATGTTTTAATACTACCGCTAATTGATCTCCTAAATAATCTACAGCAGCTACTCCCATTTCTAAACTAGCAGCTGAAGTATAAGGAGCTACTTTTACCGATCCACGGGTAGCATTTGCCAAAGTAGTTAAATTACACACTATTTCATTTTCTACTAATCCAATAGCTGTTGCATAGGGTTGGTGGGTATGGATGACAGCATTTACATCTCGTCTTTTTTGGTAAATATACAAAAGTGCTACCGTATCTACACTAGCTTTTCTAGTTCCTTCTAAAATATTTCCATCAAGGTCAACAACAAGTACATCCGAAGGAACCATTTCTTCATAAATCATTCCACTAGGGGTTATTAAAATTTCACCGGTAGGCATTCTCCAACTTAAATTTCCACCGGAAAGAGCTATTAAACCATATCTATCTAACTTTTTACCAGCTTCAACCATCTCTTTTTTTTCTTTTTCAAACATTTAACCTCTTCCTTCTATTGAATTTAAGTAAAATTATCTATGCTTTTTTTGTGCTTTTAATTCTAAATATTTAGTATTCACTGTTCTGGCACGAGATTTAATAGAATCAGGATGAATTTTATACTCAATATCGATTAGGGTTTGAAACAATTCTTTGCTCTCATTAAACATTTTCGTTGGAACCCAAAATCTCCCCGATAAAATATTATGCTTATTAATCCGTAGATACATCTTACCAGAGGTTGGAAACTCCCTGATTCTAAATTGTTCAATATCCTCAATTTCATAGGATACCTTTTTATTAAAGGAATAGAAACTTATACACCGCTCATCTACTTCTATTCTTTCAGGATTGCTTTTTGAAACAAAAGCATTCCATGCGGTATAGGATGAAACCAAAAATGCGAAGATCATAAGGGTTGGCATTACCCCTTTTATAGCCATGAAAATACTGGCCATAGCAAGAAGTAAACAAAATATTCCTGTTATGATTATCTCTATAATATAGAACATTCTATCATATACGTATGTTTTCATAGCTTATCTTCCTTTTTCTATTCATGATGTAATAAAGCAGCTTCTTTTTTAATACGCATTCTATTCCAAACAGCCATAGCTATTGCAACAGCACCAGCGATTACAGTACCAAAATATCCCCAATTGTGTAGTCGAACAATTATCCAGGTTAATGGATTTGCACCATCACAAATGGATGAAATCATTGTAGCCCCAGCAGGCATTTGGAAGTTAGCATTTACAGCAGCTTGAGTGATTAAGGGAGCTAAATCCGTTGCAATTAGTAGTCCTACAGCTAAACATACCACACCGATTAAAATCCCTCGGAATCCATTTTCTTTTACAATTGGCGTAATCAAAACAAACATCCAAGGAATAACTGCTAAATCAGCAAAGGGCAAAACTTCATTTCCGGGAATGATTATCGCTAAAAAAATTGTAAGTGGAACTAATATGAAAGAAATTGCCAATGTTATAGGATGACCCACACCAACTGCGGAATCTAAACCAATATATATCTTCCCACGATTTTTAAATTTATTTTGAATAAATTCACTGGCCATATCACTGATGGGTATTAAGCCTTCCATTAAAAGTGCTGCCATTTTAGGGATCAACACAAGCACAGCCCCTAGGGACACCCCCAATGTTAAAACCTCTGTTACCCCATATCCAGCAAATATACCAATGATGAATCCTAAAACCGTCCCTACTAAAATAGGCTCCCCAAATACGCCAAATCTTTTTTGCACATTATCCATATTGATATCAATCTTATTGATCCCAGGAATCATATCAATGATTTTATTAAATAACATAGCAATAGGTGCATAGGCAGTCGTAAAACCATGTGGCAGTGAAACTCCAGGCAAGCCTAAAGATTCTTCTACCTTTGGAGCAGTATAATCTCCTAGAACCATAATAATCACCATATTGATCACTGCAGTAATAATGCCCAATAGAATACTATCTGTTAAAATGGCAACCAATGCCCCAGTAAAAGCAAAATGCCAATAATCCCAAATATCAACATTAACCGTTTGAGTTGTGTTGGTAAGGAGCATAACAATATTCACTAACAGACCTACAGGTATAATGGTTAGACCCACAGTAGAAGCCATAGCAATTGCTGCAGATGCTGGCCAACCAACATCAATTACAGATAAACGCAGTCCAAAACGTTCAACCATTTGTTGAACGGCTGGCGCTAAATTTACACCTAATAAGCTGTTAATGACCAAGTTTAGACCTATAAAACCTATCCCCACAGTCAGTCCAGCTCTCAAACTTTTACCAAAACTTGCTCCCAATATACATCCTAACACCGTTAGAACAATAGGCATAAATACAGCTACACCTAATCCTTGAACGAATTGGAAGAAACTAATAACTGTATCCATTATAAATACTCCCCCTTTAATTTTTTTATTTTTCCATTAACTCTAGAATTTTATCAATTGATGGTTGTGTATTTACATTGGTTAAAAAGCATACCCCAGGGACAAATGGACATTTTAATTCTTTAGGCACCATGGTTGTGGAAATTAAAAAATCATAGTTAGAAGACATGGCTGGGGTTTCTGCTACTTTACATTGAGTAATTTTATATTTGCCTTTATACCCATGCTCATCTAAAATTTGAGCAACCTTGTTACGCACTGCTGTTGAAGTACAGATACCTGATCCACAAGCTAATAAAATATTCTTCATTTTTATCATCCTTTCTTTTTTTCTTTATAGAATGATTAAAATTGAAATTTAATCATTTTCTTTTCTCAAAAAAATCATTAAATTTATCCACTGCCTCTTGTTGGCTTTTACAGCCTAATAATGTAATAAATGTTTTCTTTTGCTGCAAGAGGCCCATTAACTCCTGTAAAAAGCCAATTTGTTTTTGAGGCTCTTTCACGGCTAGCATAAGAACAATTTGTACAGGAACCTCGATATCATTTGATCCCATTTGCCTAAATAACACGGGTTCTTTTAAAATACCAATTGCAATAGATTGTGTTAAAACATGTTCTGGGTCAGTATGAGGAATAGCTACTCCAATGTCTTCACATTGTAATCCGGTAGGAAATACCTCCTCTCTTTTTAAAATGGCTTGAATATAACTTTTTTTTACAAGTCCTTGGTTAAATAAATGTGTACTTAATTTCTCTATAATTTTTTTATCTGTCTCGTCAAAAATATCCATAAAAACTAGACTTGGAGACACTTTTATGTCATTTAATATATTGGACACTCTAACACCTTCTTATCAACGTATATTTATTTCCTAATAGCTTATCTCTCCTCTACTTTGTAAAATACAAAGTAATTCTTTTTTACTCCCAACTGCTTTTATACTATCTATTATTTCTGGTGATTCAATTAAGGCCATTAAACTCGAAAATAACTCTTTTAATTGTGAAACATCCTCATTTGCAACAGCAATCAAGAATACCACACTTACACAATGAGCTCCCCAATTTATTGGTCTTTTTAAAGTTGCAATGGTAAGAGTGCTTTTCTTTACAGTGTCTGGGAATGCGTGTGGTATAGCCACTCCTGTATATACACTGGTGTCACCCATCTCTTCTCTTTCATATATAGATGCACGGAAATAGGGATAAACCCTGTCTTTTTTTTCTAAATTGCTAATTAATAAATCCAGACAATCTCTTTTATTTTTAAAGTCCAAATTACAGAAAATAAATTGTTGATCCATAAACTTACTAAACTTATTAAAATCTAATTTTGTATGATTTGGTCTTAATTGATTAATATTTGTATTAATATTTGAATAGGTGTTTAGGATTGTGGATACATCTTGATCTGTTACCAATGGTGCTACTTGTATAATAGGAATGTTTTGTCTTAAAGGCTTTAATCTAACAGTAGTGATGATTAAGTCTACACCTGTTAAATCTGTAGAATATAATTCATTTTCTGTCATAGAGTAGATGTTATCTTTATTCGGGAGAATTTGTCTGACTTTGTTAAATACTAATTCTGATGTTGCTAACCCCCTAGGACAAACAATCACTATATTTTTAAAAATAAAACCATGCCTTTTTTCTAATGAAACTTGAAAATGAATCAATAAAAATGAGATTTCATTGTCATCTAAGGCAATGCCATATTTTTTTTCTAAATCGCTTGTTACGTACCAAGTCAATGAGAATAATACAATGTATTGTTTTTTTATTTCATTGAGTAGGGGGTTGTGAATATGAATTCCCTTTTTCGATCTTAAAATCATTGGAGGCAGATGAGATAATAAGGATTCTTCTAGTTTAATATCTTTCGTTAAGTCAATTTCCAATAGTTCACTCATATTTTTTATCATTGTTTTTACGACATGCTCATATTGGACACACATATTAATGGTTTTTATTACAGGTTCAATTCCATGGGCAAAAAGTTGACTATTTAAATATCTCGTATCACTATCTGTAAATTGAAAACCTAGATGCTTTTCAAAATCATTTATTAAGTCTATTGTCAATAAATAAGGTTCTAACTCGCTTATGTCTTTCGATTCATAACATATGTGTTTATTTAATTTAATTCGCGTTAGAAAAATTAAAATGACTAAATATAAGGATTTTATATAGTAATCTGAAATTTTTCGATTATTAATTTCTACTAAATGATTAATATTTGCTTTAGAAAGTGAGATAATACTCAGGTCAAAATGATCCTTTATGAATTCATGAAATATATATTCAATACCATTTAAATCTACATGACTATCCTTATTAAATATTTCTTGCAGCAAATATTTCCCATAGGCTCTTTGTAAATTTTGTTCATTTCCTACTAGAATAATTTTATTTTTATGGGTTTTTATGATCACATCATAGGGATTAAACGATTTATTTAACTCTTCTATATCACCTCTTAATGATGCACAAGTAACGAAAAAAGTGTTTTCTAAATCTTCTAAATCTACAATTTTATCTTCTAGAATAGATTTTTTTAATATATTCAGCCTTCTGTTTCTAGGACTGTAATATTCTGTTTTTTCACTGTAATAAATACAACTCTTTTCAAAATTGCTTTTATCTTCTTCTCTTCCATTTAGTTTCAAGCCTTTTCGTGGAGTTTTTTCGATATACAAATTGTATTTTTTCAACTCCCTATTTAAAATTTCTATATCGTTATAAACGGTTTTATTAGAGACATCTAAATACTCGCTAAAATATTTTGTAGCAATATATCCCTCCTCTTTGCATAGCAATTGATACAATTGTATTTGTCTAGACTTCAATTGTTCCAATTAACACAACCCCAATTCCTCATTGAGTTTTAATAAGAATTCTTATCTACATTAGATTGTATGTAAATTATATTGGATTTAATTTCATAATTAAATAAAGAGGATTTTCCATATTAATGTGGAAAACTTTTAGAGCTTTCCTATAGCAAAAAAAGAGGCAAGTGACAAAATCCTCATAAATTTTGCTTTTGCGCAATTTTTATTGGATAATGCCAAATGCCTCGGGCTAGATTTCATTTAATAAATTTTAAAGAAGATTTTATTCTTATCTCTCTTTTGTTCTAAACTTTTCTTTTTTATCTATACTCCTTATCAATCTCAATCATTCTTTCTACCTTGGACAAGGATCCTCCCCCTTGGAATTCTGATACCAGCCATGCATCAATTACGGTTTTTGCACTTTCTGGTCCAATGACTCTCTGGCCTAGGGTAATGATTTGAGCATTATTGCTTTTTACTAATCTTTCTGCTGAAAACACGTCATGGGCCACTGAGGCACGTATACCTGGTACTTTATTAGCGGTTATGGCCATGCCTATACCTGTGCCACAGATAATGATTCCTCGATCAAATTCCCCTTTGGCTACTGCTTCTGCGATTTCCTTTGCCTTATCAGGATAGAGAACGACTTCTCCTTCATTGATTCCAAAGTCTACGATTTCATAGCCTTTACTCGCTACATGATCCCTTAAAGTGTCCTTTAATTGTATTCCTGCCTCGTCACAACCAATAGCTATTCGCATTACTATTTCCTCCTTTTAAGATTAGAATTTCTATATCTTGTAGTAAGCGGCGAGGGGTATTGTCATCTTCCCCCTAATCCAATATCACTTATTCTACAAAGCTTATCCAATTAGTGTCTCCTGGAGATTTCTAAGTTTGTAAATTAAAGTTGAAGTATCCAATTCAATCATATCATAGGTGATCAATTGTCCTTCTTTAACATCTTTTATTAGTTTTGTATTTTTAGTAATCAATCCTAAAGGTACAGCATTTTCTCCCTTAGCTTTTTCATAGGTGTCAATGGTCCCGTATACGGTAAATCCGCCAATACCATCTAGCATTTCCCCAGCCTTTAGATCTTTTTTGGCTACTGTAATGGTTTCTGCGATAGGTTTCCCCCCCATAGGTACTATGGTAGGTTCATGATAAAGCACAGCCCTAGCAGCAGATAGTGGCGTTTCCAAGCTTGTTAGATGATAAGGACGATATAATACATAATTAGGTCCAGCGCCCATACTCAGATACTGCATTTCGTGGTGAATTTGTGGTAGTTCTGTGGTGACAATAATAAATACTCCTGGAGCTACTCCATTTACATAATCCACTATTTTATATTTATTTAAAATTCCACCTTGCTCCTTTAGTTGGAAAATTCCTGGCAGTTCATTTACACTTGCACTAGGTGCATGCCCTCCCCGTATGTCGGGAATATATCCTGTGGCATTGGCCATGGCTGTCATCTCTACCATAGTTTTTGTGCCGTCTTTAAAAGAAGTCAACATCTTGGGACTTACTCCAGATTTTGTGGCTTGCTCATAAACATTTTCAGGGTTGGCCCTTAGATTAACAGGATTGTTTTTTCCTTTCCCAATGGCTACAATATCAAATCCCATACCATCAGCAAAATCATAAAGCTCTTTTACTGAACCAGGCTCATCTCCCGCAGATCCTGTATAAATTACCCCAGCACTATCGGCCATTTGTTTAAGAAGAGGTCCAATAACTACGTCGGTTTCTACATTTAACATAACAATATGTTTTTTGTTAAAAATGGAGTCCATGGCAATCTTTGCCCCTACATCGGGTACTCCTGTTGCATCTACTACAACATCTATTAGATTGGCCTTAGCGGCTAGTTCTGCATTGTCAGATGCCACAAATTTTCCTTTTTCTAGGGCTTCATTGAGTTGAGACAGATTTTTTGCAACCACAATATCCTCTCTACTTATTCCAGCCAAAGTGTAGGCTTCTACAGCATTGTCCACATTAATATCAATGACTAGGCCAGGTGTCATCCCCTTCATCAACATCATCTGACTTACCATACCCTTACCCATTTGTCCAGCCCCTACAAGGCCTGTGTTAATTGGTTTTCCTGCCTCTTGGCGCTGCTTGAGCTTTGTATTTAATCCTAACATGTGAAACTCTCCCTTCTTAATCCTATTTTTAAATGCAAAATTATTTTCTTTGTTTTTTATCCAATTCTATAATGGCTTTTGCTGTAAGTTGATCTATAATCAAAACATCGATATAATTCCCTCTTAATACCGATAAAATGGCCTCTTTCCTTTCAAGATGGCCTGCGATTCCTATGGCTAATGGAATTTCTCTTATTTTTTCTAAAGGGATACCAATAATTCTTTTATTAAATTCAAATTGTTCTCCATTTCCATAGGCATCAACAAACTGGGAGCAAATATCGCCAACAGCCCCCTCTCTTCTAAGGGTTTCAATTTCTTCCGCACTATAGTATCCACTTTCCAATAGAGTCGATGTATTAATGAGAGGCGATCCTATTCCAAATAGTCCAATATCTACTTTTTCTCCCATTTCCAATATGGATTGCACATAGCGATCCTTTGTAAAAAGTTCTTTTACCTGAAAATTATCTACTATGGCGGGGGCATGTAATAGTTTGTATTCCGCTTTAAATTTTTTTGCTAATTCCAGGGCAATTTGATTGGGATGAAGTTCTATATTGGTCTGTCCTATCCCCCCTAGTAAGGGGATAAAGGTTATTTTATTGGTACGATAATTTTCTACAAAGGAGGGGAGTTCTTTAAGCAAATGTCCCATAGATACCCCAATGGTCTGCCCTGTTTTTATTACCCTTTGTAAATATTTTGCCCCAGCTTTTGCCAGTTCCTTTCTAAGGTCTTCGGGTTTTTCAGCATTTGTTTCTATCAATATGACCTCTTTAAGTCCAAATCTTATTTCCATTTCTTTTTCTATACCTATGTACCCATGGGTAATAGGGTTATTCACAGTGATGGTAACTATGCCTTCTTCTCTTGCCTCTGTCAAAATCCTAGAGGTTGTCGCCTTGGAAATGCCAAGCTTTTCCGCAATCTCTGCTTGATTAGCACCTTCCTCATAATACATTTGGGCCACACGCACTAATAATCGAATATCTCTTTGCCTATCTCTCATTTTATCACCTGAAATCTTTTTCATGGTAGTTTATTTATTTCACCTTTATTATATATTGTAAGCCATTACAGGTCAACGGCAATTCAGTATATTTTATAATTCAATACAAAAAAAACCTAAATATATACTTTTATATTTAGGCTATCTCATTCTGATATTTATAATAGATTCTGCAATGATTAGATCTTCAGGGGTGGTGATTTTGATATTGTCGTATTGTCCTTTTATCATTTTTATTGGATAACCCAGCCTCTCTACCAACATTCCATCGTCAGTACCTATAAAGCCCTCTTGTAGAGCTTTTTGGTGAGCTTCCATCAACAAGTCATAAGTAAAGGTTTGAGGAGTCTGGACTGACCAAAGTACATCTCTTTTTGGTGTATTTTCTACAAAATGTTTGGCATCAACTATTTTGATTGTTTCTTTAACAGGGACTCCTACTACTGTGGCTTTATGAATTAGGGTTTCTGCAATACTTGTTTGTATGGTATATTCATGTACCAGTGGTCTTGCTCCATCATGGGTTATCACAATATCTGCACGAGGGTTGACCTCCTTTAACCCATTGTACATAGACTGTTGACGCGTTTCCCCTCCAGTAACAAGTTTTTTTACTTTTTTATATCCATAATATTTTATAACCTTTTGTAGACACTGGGATTTTTCATGTTCTCCCACTACCACGAGAACCTCATCGACTAACGTACTTTTTTCAAATACTGATAAAGTATGGGCTAAAATGGGCTTGCCCTTTAGCATTAAATATTGTTTATTCGTACTGGCTTTCATTCTCGTACCCTGACCTGCGGCAACTATGACCGCAGACACATATGGTTTAGACATCCTTTACACCACCTATTTAAAATACCGCCAATCTTTCAACTCTTTTCATATGAATTCACTTGATATTATAACAAAAAGGGGGATAAATGCAAAACCTACTAACGAAGCAGCCCTACAGAGCTTCTTCGTTAGTAGGTGAGATTGTTGAAAAATCCTATCTAAAGGAAAATACCTGAATTTATCATTTGAAGGAATATAGACAAGAATCCAGTATTTAAGCTTCTTTAAGATTCTTCACTCCCCTAGGCTACATTTACAATGACACAAAACGGGACTTTTGAGCGCAGAGAAAGCGGCCATAGCCGCTTTCTTGGAATATTTATTTAGGACACTTTCTCAGAAGCTGATTTTGGTTTAGCAAAAATCATTCTCCCTGCTGCTGTTTGTAAGACACTAGTTACGATGACATCAATGGTTTCTCCGACATACTTCCTGCCGCCATCCACCACAATCATTGTTCCATCATCTAAATAGGCAATGCCCTGTCCAGATTCTTTACCATCCTTAATTACTTGTACAATCATTTCTTCTCCTGGTAATACCACTGGTTTTACTGCATTGGCCAGTTCGTTAATATTCAGCACACTTACTCCTTGGAATTCAGCAACCTTATTTAGATTATAGTCGTTGGTGATTACCTTTCCATGTAGAAGCTGAGCTAACTTTAATAATTTGCTGTCTACCTCTGCAATATTGGGAAAATCTTTTTCAGAAATCTCCACAGGAATCTCTAATTCTTTTTGAATTTTATTTAAAATATCTAGTCCTCGTCTACCTCTATTGCGTTTTAATGCGTCTGAAGAGTCTGCAATATGTCTTAACTCTTCTAAAACAAAGTGGGGAATAATCAATGGCCCCTCTACAAATTCTGTTTTACAAATATCAAAAATCCTACCATCAATGATCACGCTAGTATCTAATACTTTAGGAATACCATGGCCACTATGTTTTGAAGGTTTATTTTCTCTGTTGGATCTTTTAAAGACATTGGAAAGATTGGTAATATCGTCTCTTTTTTTAATAGCAAGGTTTATCCCTAGATATCCTAATACAATATAAAATATAAGAGAAATAATATTTCCTACCCAAGGTATGGGGATATTATTTATAGGTATACTGATTAAGCTCGCTATAACAAGACCAATAATTAATCCAAAGGCCCCAAGAATAATTTCATTAATGGGCATTCTTTCTAAACTTTTTTCCACGGTAAAGGTGGATTGCCAACCCTTATTAATGATTTTAGGAGAAAATAAAAATAATATAAGGCCACCAATAATCGCTCCTACAATATAGGCTGTAATCCGTATTGTATAAGTTAGGTCCATATTAATTGTTTCTTCAATAGGAATTAATCTTAGAGCATAATACATCGCTTGGTATCCTAAAACTAATCCTGCAATGGTCAATAATCCTCTTATGATTTTGTTTACCATGCATTCACCTCCTATCTATTAATCTTTTCCAAAATTTCCTATTTTATAACCTATAAAATAAAATTCCTATAATAAAGTATATACCAAGATTAAGGATTAACCAAACTCTCCTGACAAGATTTGTCTTAAAAATCCATCCGGAAGCTTTACTAATGGAATAGGGGAAGATATTTCCCTAGTAGACTCTACTTTTTATTGACGTGAAAGTTTCTTTTTTCGTCCAATAAAAAACAGACGTTTTCACGTCTATTCTTCTACTAAGGTACTATATACTAATTCTTCTGCTTGCTCTTCATTCAGATCTCTCACCAAAGAAAACTCG is a genomic window containing:
- a CDS encoding thiamine pyrophosphate-dependent dehydrogenase E1 component subunit alpha; amino-acid sequence: MAMNQDILLEIYKRMNEARAFEEKVSYFFARGMVHGTTHLSVGEEASGVASCMALHDDDLITSTHRGHSQVIGKGVDLNKMMAELLGKTTGYCKGKGGSMHIADVERGNLGANGVVGGGHGIATGAALTQQMKNTGKVVMCFFGDGATNEGSFHENINLASVWKLPVIYFCENNLYGMSVSIEKSMNITDIAIRAKSYGIPGYTIDGNDAVEVYETVKKAAEYCRSGKGPVLIESKTYRYLGHSKSDANAYRTKEEIAQWRKNDPIKRLKAYMIENNISTEEALTAIEEKAREDIEAAVEFANNSPNPSLDTITEDVYA
- a CDS encoding class II aldolase/adducin family protein, encoding MFEKEKKEMVEAGKKLDRYGLIALSGGNLSWRMPTGEILITPSGMIYEEMVPSDVLVVDLDGNILEGTRKASVDTVALLYIYQKRRDVNAVIHTHQPYATAIGLVENEIVCNLTTLANATRGSVKVAPYTSAASLEMGVAAVDYLGDQLAVVLKHHGVIAIGDSLKQALYACVYLEEAAKTITMARSFKKEMALLKQEEIDIAVEIFNRYGQDKK
- a CDS encoding PTS galactitol transporter subunit IIC, with product MDTVISFFQFVQGLGVAVFMPIVLTVLGCILGASFGKSLRAGLTVGIGFIGLNLVINSLLGVNLAPAVQQMVERFGLRLSVIDVGWPASAAIAMASTVGLTIIPVGLLVNIVMLLTNTTQTVNVDIWDYWHFAFTGALVAILTDSILLGIITAVINMVIIMVLGDYTAPKVEESLGLPGVSLPHGFTTAYAPIAMLFNKIIDMIPGINKIDINMDNVQKRFGVFGEPILVGTVLGFIIGIFAGYGVTEVLTLGVSLGAVLVLIPKMAALLMEGLIPISDMASEFIQNKFKNRGKIYIGLDSAVGVGHPITLAISFILVPLTIFLAIIIPGNEVLPFADLAVIPWMFVLITPIVKENGFRGILIGVVCLAVGLLIATDLAPLITQAAVNANFQMPAGATMISSICDGANPLTWIIVRLHNWGYFGTVIAGAVAIAMAVWNRMRIKKEAALLHHE
- a CDS encoding PTS sugar transporter subunit IIB, giving the protein MKNILLACGSGICTSTAVRNKVAQILDEHGYKGKYKITQCKVAETPAMSSNYDFLISTTMVPKELKCPFVPGVCFLTNVNTQPSIDKILELMEK
- a CDS encoding PTS sugar transporter subunit IIA, with the translated sequence MSNILNDIKVSPSLVFMDIFDETDKKIIEKLSTHLFNQGLVKKSYIQAILKREEVFPTGLQCEDIGVAIPHTDPEHVLTQSIAIGILKEPVLFRQMGSNDIEVPVQIVLMLAVKEPQKQIGFLQELMGLLQQKKTFITLLGCKSQQEAVDKFNDFFEKRK
- a CDS encoding BglG family transcription antiterminator; amino-acid sequence: MEQLKSRQIQLYQLLCKEEGYIATKYFSEYLDVSNKTVYNDIEILNRELKKYNLYIEKTPRKGLKLNGREEDKSNFEKSCIYYSEKTEYYSPRNRRLNILKKSILEDKIVDLEDLENTFFVTCASLRGDIEELNKSFNPYDVIIKTHKNKIILVGNEQNLQRAYGKYLLQEIFNKDSHVDLNGIEYIFHEFIKDHFDLSIISLSKANINHLVEINNRKISDYYIKSLYLVILIFLTRIKLNKHICYESKDISELEPYLLTIDLINDFEKHLGFQFTDSDTRYLNSQLFAHGIEPVIKTINMCVQYEHVVKTMIKNMSELLEIDLTKDIKLEESLLSHLPPMILRSKKGIHIHNPLLNEIKKQYIVLFSLTWYVTSDLEKKYGIALDDNEISFLLIHFQVSLEKRHGFIFKNIVIVCPRGLATSELVFNKVRQILPNKDNIYSMTENELYSTDLTGVDLIITTVRLKPLRQNIPIIQVAPLVTDQDVSTILNTYSNINTNINQLRPNHTKLDFNKFSKFMDQQFIFCNLDFKNKRDCLDLLISNLEKKDRVYPYFRASIYEREEMGDTSVYTGVAIPHAFPDTVKKSTLTIATLKRPINWGAHCVSVVFLIAVANEDVSQLKELFSSLMALIESPEIIDSIKAVGSKKELLCILQSRGEISY
- the rpiB gene encoding ribose 5-phosphate isomerase B translates to MRIAIGCDEAGIQLKDTLRDHVASKGYEIVDFGINEGEVVLYPDKAKEIAEAVAKGEFDRGIIICGTGIGMAITANKVPGIRASVAHDVFSAERLVKSNNAQIITLGQRVIGPESAKTVIDAWLVSEFQGGGSLSKVERMIEIDKEYR
- a CDS encoding NAD(P)H-dependent oxidoreductase, encoding MLGLNTKLKQRQEAGKPINTGLVGAGQMGKGMVSQMMLMKGMTPGLVIDINVDNAVEAYTLAGISREDIVVAKNLSQLNEALEKGKFVASDNAELAAKANLIDVVVDATGVPDVGAKIAMDSIFNKKHIVMLNVETDVVIGPLLKQMADSAGVIYTGSAGDEPGSVKELYDFADGMGFDIVAIGKGKNNPVNLRANPENVYEQATKSGVSPKMLTSFKDGTKTMVEMTAMANATGYIPDIRGGHAPSASVNELPGIFQLKEQGGILNKYKIVDYVNGVAPGVFIIVTTELPQIHHEMQYLSMGAGPNYVLYRPYHLTSLETPLSAARAVLYHEPTIVPMGGKPIAETITVAKKDLKAGEMLDGIGGFTVYGTIDTYEKAKGENAVPLGLITKNTKLIKDVKEGQLITYDMIELDTSTLIYKLRNLQETLIG
- a CDS encoding sugar-binding transcriptional regulator; translated protein: MKKISGDKMRDRQRDIRLLVRVAQMYYEEGANQAEIAEKLGISKATTSRILTEAREEGIVTITVNNPITHGYIGIEKEMEIRFGLKEVILIETNAEKPEDLRKELAKAGAKYLQRVIKTGQTIGVSMGHLLKELPSFVENYRTNKITFIPLLGGIGQTNIELHPNQIALELAKKFKAEYKLLHAPAIVDNFQVKELFTKDRYVQSILEMGEKVDIGLFGIGSPLINTSTLLESGYYSAEEIETLRREGAVGDICSQFVDAYGNGEQFEFNKRIIGIPLEKIREIPLAIGIAGHLERKEAILSVLRGNYIDVLIIDQLTAKAIIELDKKQRK